CCACTCGCCGTCAGACAAGAGCCACAACCACAGCTGTTGATGCAGCAGGTTGTCGAGCCCGTCGAGCGCCGGGCGTTCAACCTCGGTGAAGTTGTCGTCACACCCGCAGCCGTCGAACTGGACGGCCACCGAGGGTTCGCGATGATCCCCGGAAAGGCCGAACGGGCCGCCCTCTCGGGGGCAATTGTCGACGCCGCCGTCGCGGGCGACCACCCGATTTCAGACGAGATAACCACCGCACTCGAAGCCGCCGCCGCCGACCGCGAGGCCGAACGCGCCCAACGATGGGCCGAGAGCAAACACACCACCGTCGACTTCGAGACGATGGAGGACCAACAGTGAGAACACTCGGCGTCGATCCAGTCCACGGCACACGCGAGACGTTTCGGTCGCTACTGGACGTGATGAGTCGACCAGGAACTGTCGAAACAGTAGCCGATCCAGCCGATTACGCGGTCGTTTCGACGCTCGTCGACCACGAGGTGCGTGTCGCCACAGACGACGAGACACTCAAAGAGGCACTGTCGGCCCAGGGTCGACTCGACGAGGTGGCTCCGAGTAAAGCAAATATTGTTCACGCGCGCGATCACGACTTCCTTGACGTCCGTGACTGTGGGCGTGGCTCACTTATCGAGCCCAGCAACGGCACGACAGTTATCTACCGTGTCGAGGGA
This sequence is a window from Halohasta litchfieldiae. Protein-coding genes within it:
- the phnG gene encoding phosphonate C-P lyase system protein PhnG, producing the protein MVDPHDRSDRFELIAGCDGETLARFANDVLEADPPLAVRQEPQPQLLMQQVVEPVERRAFNLGEVVVTPAAVELDGHRGFAMIPGKAERAALSGAIVDAAVAGDHPISDEITTALEAAAADREAERAQRWAESKHTTVDFETMEDQQ
- the phnH gene encoding phosphonate C-P lyase system protein PhnH, producing the protein MRTLGVDPVHGTRETFRSLLDVMSRPGTVETVADPADYAVVSTLVDHEVRVATDDETLKEALSAQGRLDEVAPSKANIVHARDHDFLDVRDCGRGSLIEPSNGTTVIYRVEGLAAGSHDNLTTVSLSGPGVDGTAVLSVGLPPAELDAIAAAQSTYPRGVDVIFTAAETVAAIPRSVTIERPAEQPASTSEVA